The genome window TCGCAGGCCACCGGGTTGCGCTTGTGCGGCATGGCGGAAGATCCCTTTTGCTTGGCGCTGAAGAATTCCTCGGCCTCGCGGACTTCGGTGCGCTGCAGATGGCGAATCTCGGTGGCGATCTTGTCCAGCGTCGAGGCGATGACGGCGAGCGTCGCCAGGTAGTGGGCGTGGCGGTCGCGCTGGATGACTTGCGAGGAGACGGCCGCAGCCTGCAATCCCAGGCGAGAGCAGATCCGTTCCTCCAGCTCCGGCTCCATATGCGCCAGGTTGCCGACCGCGCCCGAGAGCTTGCCCACGCGCATCTCCTCGGCGGCGCGCTCCAGCCGCGCCAAGTTGCGGTTGGTCTCCGCGTACCAGTTGGCCAGCTTCAGGCCGAAGGTGATGGGCTCGGCGTGGATGCCGTGGGTGCGCCCGATCATGGGCGTGTGCTGGAACTCGAAGGCGCGGCGGCGCAGCACGTCGCGCAGCCGTTCTAGTCCCTTCAGCAGCAGGACGGAGGCTTCGCGCACCTGCAGCGCCTGGGCGGTATCCACCACGTCGTTCGAGGTGAGGCCGTAGTGCAGCCAGCGGGAGTGGGGCGCGCCAATCTTCTCCGCTACCGCGGTGGTGAAGGCGATGACGTCGTGCTTCACCTCCTCCTCGATGGCCTGGATGCGGGCCAGGTTGAAGTCGGCCTTGTGGCGGATGGCGCGCGCGGCCTCGGCCGGGACGCGGCCGGCTTCCGCGAGGGTTTCGGTCGCGGCAACCTCCACCGCCAGCCACATGCGGAACTTGTTCTCGTCGGTCCAGATGTGGCCCATCTGCGGGCGGGTGTAGCGCGAGATCACCTGATGGTTCCTCCGGCGCGAAGGGAAACAATCATTCTAAATGCCGGGGCAGGGGAGGGGAAACCGGGGACGAATCCTTCGCCCGGAGCGTAGCCGAGGGGCCCGCAAGCGCCGTCAGTTGCTGTACAGCAACACGCCCTCGGTTTCCTTCGAGTCCACAGGGCGGTAGAAGAGTTTGTCGCCCTCGAGGAAGACCTCGATGAAGGCGGGCCGGGTCTGGATGGTGCCCTGGATGAGGGCCTCCGACAGCGGGTCCTCGATGTACCTCTGCAGGGCGCGGCGCAGCGGGCGGGCGCCGTAGCTGCGGTCGCTGAGCGTCTTGTCCAGCATCCACTTCTTGGCTTCTTCGGTGACCGTGATGGTGATCTGCCTCTGGGCCAGGTTCTGGTTGAGCTGGCCGACCAACAGCTCCACGATCTGGATGAGGTCCGTCTCCGAGAGCGCGTTGAAGATGATGACTTCATCCAGGCGGTTGAGGAACTCGGGGTTGAAGGTCTTCTTCACCTCGCTGCGCACCATCTCCTCGATCTTGCCGGAGATGGTTTCCTCGTGCTCCGACTGGAAGCCCATGCCGGTGCGCTTCTGCAGGTGGCGGGCGCCGATGTTCGAGGTCATGATCAGGATGATGTTCTTGAAGTCCACGGTGTTGCCCAGGCCGTCGGTGAGCTGGCCGTCCTCGAACACCTGCAGCAGAATGTTGAAGACGTCGGGGTGGGCCTTCTCGATCTCATCCAGCAACACCACGGAGTAGGGCGCGCGCTTCACGCGCTCGGTGAGCTGGCCGCCCTCCTCGTACCCGACGTAGCCCGGAGGCGAGCCGATGAGCTTGGAGACCGAATGCTTCTCCATGAACTCGCTCATGTCGAAGCGGATCAGTGACTTCTCGCTGCCAAAGAGGAACTGGGCCAGGGTGCGGGCGACTTCCGTCTTGCCCACGCCGGTGGGACCGAGGAACAGGAACGAGCCGACGGGGCGGTTGGGATTCTTCAGTCCGGCGCGCGAGCGGCGGATGGCACGGGCCATCGCGGTGATGGCTTTGTCCTGCGAGATCACGCGCTTGTGCAGCTCTACCTCGATGCGCAGCAGCTTCTGCGTCTCTTCTTCCTTCACCGAAGCCACGGGCACGCCGGTCCAGCGCGAGACCACGTCCTCGATGTCGTCGCGGCTGACTACGCCGGTGGAGGATTCGTCCAGGTGGTACTTCTCGCGCAGGGCGCGCAGGTTGTCGCGCTCCTTGCGCTCCTCGTCCGAGTAGAAGCGCGCCTTCTCGAACTCGTGGTTGGCGATGGCGTTCTCCATGCGGTGGACGATGAACTTGATGCGCTTCTGCACGTCCGTGATCTCGTCGGGCAGGGAAGTCTGGCGCAGCTTCACGCGCGCCCCAGCCTCGTCGATCAGATCGATGGCTTTATCCGGCAGGTAGCGGTCGGGGATGTAGCGGCTGGAGTGGGCCACGGCGAAATCGATGGCCTCCTCCGTGTAGGTCACCGCGTGGAACTTTTCGTAGCGCTCCTTCACCCCCTTGAGGATCTTGATGGCCTCGACTTCGTTCGGCGGCGGCACCTTCACCGATTGGAAGCGGCGCTCCAGCGACCGGTCCTTCTCGATGGACTTGCGGTACTCGCCCGGCGTGGTCGCCCCGATGCACTGGATCTCGCCGCGGGAGAGCGCCGGCTTCAGGATGTTGGCGGCGTCGAGCGACCCCTCGGCGGAGCCCGCCCCCACCAGCGTGTGCAGTTCGTCAATGAAGATGATGGCGTTCTGGTTCTCCATCAGCTCCTTCATGATGGTCTTCAGCCGCTCCTCGAACTGGCCGCGGTACTTGGTGCCGGCCACGATGAGCGAGAGGTCCAGTCCGAGGATGCGCTTGTCGGCCAGGAACGAGGGCACCTCGCCGTCGGCGATGCGCTGCGCCAGGCCCTCAACGATGGCGGTCTTGCCCACGCCCGGCTCGCCGATGAGCACCGGATTGTTCTTCGTCCGGCGGCAGAGGATCTGCACCACGCGCTCCAGCTCGGCCTCGCGGCCCACCAGCGGATCGAGCTGGTTGTCCATGGCCGCCTGGGTCAGGTCGCGGGAGAACTCGCTCAGCAGCGACGATTCCTTGGAGCGCTGCGGTTGCGCCTTCTCCTGCGTTGTACGCGCCAATTCTTCCCGGATGCTGGAGA of Terriglobales bacterium contains these proteins:
- the purB gene encoding adenylosuccinate lyase, which produces MISRYTRPQMGHIWTDENKFRMWLAVEVAATETLAEAGRVPAEAARAIRHKADFNLARIQAIEEEVKHDVIAFTTAVAEKIGAPHSRWLHYGLTSNDVVDTAQALQVREASVLLLKGLERLRDVLRRRAFEFQHTPMIGRTHGIHAEPITFGLKLANWYAETNRNLARLERAAEEMRVGKLSGAVGNLAHMEPELEERICSRLGLQAAAVSSQVIQRDRHAHYLATLAVIASTLDKIATEIRHLQRTEVREAEEFFSAKQKGSSAMPHKRNPVACEQISGLARVVRANAQAALENVALWHERDISHSSVERVILPDSTILLDYMLNRAANLIDTLLVYPKRMRQNLESTGGLVFSGQLLLDLAEAGRSREDAYRLVQKHAMRAWKGGECFHDLVVKDKQITKRLSRKQLDRAFELKRQLRNVDKIFARVFPAQSPNRKSRRNK
- a CDS encoding ATP-dependent Clp protease ATP-binding subunit, with amino-acid sequence MFERYTEKARRVIFFARYEASQFGSPYIETEHLLLGLLREDKALTNRFLRSHASVESIRKQIEGHTTIREKVSTSVDLPLSNECKRVLAYAAEEAERLSHKHIGTEHLLLGLLREEKCFAAEILHERGLRLSSIREELARTTQEKAQPQRSKESSLLSEFSRDLTQAAMDNQLDPLVGREAELERVVQILCRRTKNNPVLIGEPGVGKTAIVEGLAQRIADGEVPSFLADKRILGLDLSLIVAGTKYRGQFEERLKTIMKELMENQNAIIFIDELHTLVGAGSAEGSLDAANILKPALSRGEIQCIGATTPGEYRKSIEKDRSLERRFQSVKVPPPNEVEAIKILKGVKERYEKFHAVTYTEEAIDFAVAHSSRYIPDRYLPDKAIDLIDEAGARVKLRQTSLPDEITDVQKRIKFIVHRMENAIANHEFEKARFYSDEERKERDNLRALREKYHLDESSTGVVSRDDIEDVVSRWTGVPVASVKEEETQKLLRIEVELHKRVISQDKAITAMARAIRRSRAGLKNPNRPVGSFLFLGPTGVGKTEVARTLAQFLFGSEKSLIRFDMSEFMEKHSVSKLIGSPPGYVGYEEGGQLTERVKRAPYSVVLLDEIEKAHPDVFNILLQVFEDGQLTDGLGNTVDFKNIILIMTSNIGARHLQKRTGMGFQSEHEETISGKIEEMVRSEVKKTFNPEFLNRLDEVIIFNALSETDLIQIVELLVGQLNQNLAQRQITITVTEEAKKWMLDKTLSDRSYGARPLRRALQRYIEDPLSEALIQGTIQTRPAFIEVFLEGDKLFYRPVDSKETEGVLLYSN